One part of the Parabacteroides distasonis ATCC 8503 genome encodes these proteins:
- a CDS encoding sigma-54-dependent transcriptional regulator: MLSILIVEDDITFSLMLTTWLGKKGFVVRSSSSVSDAKRKLGEEAFDLVISDLRLPDSDGIDLLKWLKSTHPSLPLIMMTSYAEIQTAVQAMKLGAADYIAKPLNPDELLGKIKELVRVEEKAPARVPVSSAPDLYIEGQSQAARQLYEHVRLVAPTDMSVLVTGASGTGKEYIARRIHEQSNRSKAPFVAVDCGAIPKELAASEFFGHVKGSFTGAIENKTGAFVAAQGGTIFLDEIGNLTYEVQVQLLRALQERKVKPIGSNQEIAINVRLISATNENLRQAIEKGDFREDLYHRINEFTIRIPDLKERKEDLLLFANHFLDLANSELQKDIIGFDNDTMQLFQSYSWPGNLRQMKNVIKYATLLATGRYITRKELPEELTENLPSHTNIQLKNVEHERDLIRKALQECGNNKTRAAQLLGIDRKTLYNKLKIYQLD; encoded by the coding sequence ATGTTGTCGATTCTAATCGTTGAAGATGATATAACTTTTTCCTTGATGCTTACCACATGGCTGGGTAAGAAAGGGTTTGTCGTAAGATCCTCGTCCTCTGTTTCCGATGCTAAACGGAAGCTGGGGGAGGAAGCGTTCGATTTGGTTATATCGGATTTACGCCTGCCGGATAGTGACGGGATCGACTTATTGAAATGGCTGAAAAGCACTCATCCTTCCTTACCCCTTATCATGATGACCAGTTATGCGGAGATACAAACGGCGGTTCAGGCGATGAAGCTGGGAGCGGCGGATTATATTGCCAAGCCGCTGAACCCGGATGAGTTGCTGGGAAAGATCAAGGAACTTGTGCGCGTGGAGGAGAAGGCTCCGGCGAGAGTCCCGGTTTCTTCGGCCCCGGATCTTTATATCGAGGGGCAGAGCCAAGCGGCCCGCCAGCTTTATGAGCATGTGCGTTTGGTGGCTCCGACGGATATGTCGGTATTGGTGACCGGCGCTAGTGGTACCGGTAAGGAGTATATCGCCCGTCGGATTCACGAGCAAAGTAATCGTAGCAAGGCTCCGTTTGTCGCCGTGGATTGCGGCGCTATTCCCAAGGAATTGGCGGCTTCCGAGTTCTTCGGCCACGTGAAAGGTTCTTTTACGGGGGCGATCGAGAACAAGACCGGGGCGTTCGTGGCGGCCCAAGGCGGTACGATATTTTTGGATGAGATCGGGAACCTGACGTATGAGGTGCAGGTCCAGCTATTGCGTGCCCTGCAGGAGCGCAAGGTGAAGCCGATCGGGAGCAATCAGGAGATCGCCATCAACGTACGTCTGATATCCGCTACGAACGAGAACTTGCGGCAGGCGATCGAGAAAGGAGATTTCCGTGAGGACCTGTACCATCGTATCAATGAGTTCACGATCCGTATCCCGGACTTGAAAGAGCGAAAAGAGGATTTGCTCTTGTTCGCCAATCATTTTCTCGATCTGGCGAATAGCGAGCTCCAGAAAGATATCATCGGTTTCGACAACGATACCATGCAATTGTTCCAATCCTATTCTTGGCCGGGCAACCTGCGGCAGATGAAGAACGTCATCAAGTACGCCACCTTATTGGCGACCGGCCGCTACATCACCCGCAAGGAACTCCCGGAGGAACTGACGGAGAACCTCCCGTCGCACACTAACATCCAGCTAAAGAACGTGGAGCACGAACGAGACCTTATCCGTAAGGCCCTCCAAGAGTGCGGCAACAATAAGACCCGTGCGGCCCAGTTATTGGGCATCGACCGGAAGACGCTTTACAATAAGCTGAAGATTTATCAGTTGGATTGA
- a CDS encoding LruC domain-containing protein has translation MKRCIFTKVKFMALFLFAVLMTACTADVYEPKPDPDPKPRPDESTNGIPNDFDYSTKASHKLTVKVLDEYEGKRYYTIEVFGSDPITDPNSVFYVGGKTNSRNPFIVDLALPKTQEYIYIKKTDAQGYSTVVSLEVKDGDLLLDYTDPVITKSFLRSDSGISDQEITRWLTPLSEKEIEKLDKKAEMKDVIELRSGMTLDKNKSYKITSGKVNNVVFPDNENYTLYIFSGATLDLASSASPLTKNSQIVVFHGGQIIGSKAVLKIDGNSQLVNMGKVDINRIETLPSPHSSIYNHTNSEITVNSMHLNGGELHNHCLVKVGTFSFDGSASGLYLNRGSSVISGNFIYGYDTKISMAEHSLFETDALNPAQTGPVSLVVEDADANQYGDGNSAKLFKVNGVLDYTSVQITGFFWSDLYTYAQSEVNYSANKNGALRVVGNKCPVNISGDCFGDINYSKDEPFTDESETPEYKPEYDKTEAYVYLFEDNWPNFGDYDMNDLVMIVSIMNTTEASSEGINAKTVYLSTSVRAVGATKSLYAFAKIQGTDKVINLLEGKEAHEFMNSEPGQIINTYNKTCEARESLIEVDVNGMSGVVNANNLNVFIVWGDPNKNKKNEVHIAGFLGTEQAATALTSDEYYRYKYNENIDNSTEEFNNMMWGLMIPKSSFDSYPREGISIMDAYPQFMNWAKSGGKDVLDWYTLGVNDLLYQGDSAKDK, from the coding sequence ATGAAGAGATGTATTTTTACGAAAGTAAAGTTCATGGCACTGTTCCTGTTTGCGGTGCTGATGACCGCATGTACAGCGGACGTGTACGAGCCTAAGCCGGATCCCGATCCAAAGCCGAGACCGGACGAGAGTACAAATGGTATTCCGAATGATTTTGATTATTCAACAAAGGCTAGCCATAAATTGACTGTTAAAGTCTTGGATGAATATGAGGGGAAACGTTATTATACGATAGAAGTATTTGGTTCGGACCCTATCACTGATCCTAATTCTGTTTTCTATGTTGGAGGTAAAACAAACTCAAGGAATCCATTTATTGTTGATTTGGCTTTACCTAAGACTCAAGAATATATTTATATTAAGAAAACGGATGCACAAGGGTATAGTACTGTTGTAAGCTTAGAGGTGAAAGATGGCGATTTATTATTGGATTATACGGATCCAGTTATTACAAAATCTTTTTTGCGTAGTGACAGCGGGATTAGTGATCAAGAAATAACACGTTGGCTCACCCCGCTTTCGGAGAAGGAAATTGAGAAGTTGGATAAAAAAGCTGAGATGAAAGATGTAATAGAGCTACGGAGTGGTATGACTCTTGATAAAAATAAGAGTTATAAAATTACGAGCGGAAAGGTCAACAATGTCGTTTTCCCTGATAACGAGAACTACACTCTTTATATTTTTAGCGGCGCTACCTTGGATTTAGCTTCTTCAGCCTCACCATTGACAAAAAACAGTCAAATTGTAGTTTTTCATGGAGGTCAGATAATTGGCTCTAAGGCTGTTCTGAAAATTGATGGAAATTCTCAATTGGTTAATATGGGTAAAGTAGATATTAATAGAATAGAAACTCTACCTTCGCCACATAGTTCAATTTATAATCATACGAATTCGGAAATTACTGTAAACTCAATGCATTTGAATGGAGGTGAACTTCATAATCATTGTTTGGTAAAGGTTGGTACTTTCTCTTTTGATGGATCTGCTTCCGGATTATATTTAAATCGGGGTTCTTCTGTAATTTCCGGGAATTTTATATATGGTTATGATACGAAAATATCGATGGCGGAACATTCCTTGTTTGAGACAGATGCGTTGAATCCTGCTCAAACAGGTCCTGTATCCTTAGTTGTAGAGGATGCGGATGCCAATCAATATGGAGATGGAAATAGTGCCAAATTGTTTAAGGTGAATGGTGTATTGGATTATACATCTGTTCAGATAACAGGCTTTTTCTGGAGTGATTTATATACTTATGCGCAAAGTGAAGTAAATTATTCAGCTAATAAGAATGGTGCGTTAAGAGTGGTTGGCAATAAATGCCCTGTAAATATATCCGGTGATTGTTTTGGCGATATCAATTACAGTAAAGATGAGCCTTTTACAGACGAATCCGAGACGCCTGAGTATAAACCTGAATATGATAAGACAGAAGCTTATGTCTATTTATTTGAAGACAATTGGCCTAATTTTGGTGACTATGATATGAATGACTTGGTTATGATTGTCAGCATCATGAATACGACAGAGGCTAGCAGTGAAGGTATTAATGCAAAAACTGTATATTTATCAACAAGTGTTAGGGCTGTAGGTGCAACGAAATCTTTATATGCTTTTGCGAAGATCCAAGGAACAGACAAGGTTATTAATTTATTGGAAGGAAAAGAGGCGCATGAGTTCATGAATAGCGAGCCAGGTCAAATAATAAATACATATAATAAGACTTGTGAAGCACGTGAAAGCTTGATAGAAGTAGATGTGAATGGCATGAGCGGAGTTGTGAATGCTAACAACTTAAACGTTTTTATTGTTTGGGGTGATCCTAATAAGAATAAAAAGAACGAGGTCCATATAGCTGGTTTTTTAGGGACGGAACAAGCAGCCACGGCCTTAACAAGTGATGAATATTATCGATATAAGTATAATGAGAATATTGATAATTCAACAGAGGAATTTAATAATATGATGTGGGGATTGATGATCCCTAAATCATCTTTTGATTCATATCCTAGAGAAGGTATTTCTATTATGGATGCATATCCTCAATTTATGAATTGGGCCAAGTCTGGAGGAAAAGATGTTTTGGATTGGTATACTTTAGGTGTCAATGATCTTCTTTACCAAGGAGATTCTGCTAAAGATAAGTGA
- a CDS encoding GNAT family N-acetyltransferase: protein MDKKQQIVNLWRTCFGDSEAFISLYFDRVYKDENAMTIEKDGKIVSALQIVPHTMTYLGTEISVGYISGACTTPEERGQGLMRQLLQETFEEMERREIAISALIPADPWLFDYYREQGYTEAFDYSVETYIRPNTPVQLPKITVIQPEVPTTDELFAYFNRKLRERPSCILHSQDDFITILRDLQLDNGGIYTALDENEKVVGMAFALPLEAGTAPSDKKLFIKELLYDSEEIKELLLQELTLQNNISQATVNTPPTPPGTLPMGMARIIDTKRMIHLWLSKQHESPVSKKDLEQMDNQTLTRQLMGYQGRMAYMSLMLD from the coding sequence ATGGACAAGAAACAACAAATCGTAAACTTATGGCGTACCTGCTTCGGGGATTCCGAGGCATTTATCAGCCTTTATTTTGATCGTGTTTACAAGGACGAGAACGCAATGACCATCGAGAAGGACGGTAAAATAGTTTCTGCCTTGCAGATAGTTCCTCATACGATGACTTATTTGGGTACCGAGATCTCGGTAGGCTATATCTCTGGGGCGTGCACGACTCCGGAAGAAAGAGGGCAAGGGCTTATGCGACAACTCTTGCAAGAGACATTCGAGGAAATGGAACGGCGTGAGATCGCTATCTCCGCCTTAATCCCTGCCGATCCTTGGTTATTCGACTATTATAGGGAACAGGGTTATACCGAGGCATTCGATTATTCCGTAGAGACATATATCCGCCCGAATACGCCGGTTCAACTCCCGAAGATAACGGTTATCCAACCGGAGGTACCGACAACCGACGAATTGTTCGCTTATTTCAACCGCAAATTACGTGAACGCCCTTCCTGTATCTTGCACTCGCAGGATGATTTCATCACGATACTTCGTGATCTGCAATTAGATAACGGGGGGATCTACACGGCCTTGGACGAGAACGAGAAGGTGGTTGGCATGGCTTTCGCACTGCCTCTTGAGGCGGGTACAGCGCCGTCCGACAAAAAGCTTTTTATCAAGGAACTTCTTTACGACTCGGAAGAGATCAAGGAATTACTATTGCAAGAGCTTACCCTGCAAAATAACATATCGCAAGCGACGGTCAATACCCCTCCCACCCCTCCGGGTACCTTACCTATGGGTATGGCCCGCATCATCGACACGAAACGCATGATCCACCTCTGGCTATCCAAACAACACGAAAGCCCTGTCTCCAAAAAAGATTTGGAACAAATGGATAACCAAACGCTAACACGACAGTTGATGGGTTATCAAGGTAGGATGGCTTATATGAGTTTGATGCTGGATTAA
- a CDS encoding DUF2156 domain-containing protein translates to MDIPFKPIRLEDKEIITSFTFPSDYRNCDFSFANMCSWRFLYDSEFAIVDGYLLIRFMIEDKSRFAYMMPVGDGDLAGAVRLLEEDSLKYRHPLCMLGITPDAKEQLEGALPGSFFYIPERDYFDYIYLREDLATLRGKKYQSKRNHINNFKKQYSYEHVPITPDIVPQCLKLECKWYKANNGDNDEEELNDERRSLTYALHHFDSLGLIGGALRVDNEIIAFSFGAPINHNTFGVHVEKADVNFDGAYTVINQEFASHLPEQYTYVNREEDLGIPGLRQAKLSYQPTILLEKSAAIKKQLTQTK, encoded by the coding sequence ATGGATATACCGTTTAAACCGATCAGGTTAGAAGACAAAGAGATCATAACCTCATTTACATTTCCCAGCGATTATCGCAATTGTGATTTCTCATTCGCGAACATGTGCAGTTGGCGTTTCTTATATGACAGTGAATTCGCTATCGTGGATGGCTATTTATTAATCCGTTTCATGATCGAGGACAAGAGCCGTTTCGCCTATATGATGCCTGTCGGGGATGGAGATTTAGCGGGTGCCGTTCGTTTGCTGGAAGAGGATTCCTTAAAATATAGACATCCGCTCTGTATGCTGGGTATCACCCCCGACGCCAAGGAGCAACTGGAAGGCGCACTTCCCGGAAGCTTTTTTTATATCCCAGAACGGGATTATTTCGATTACATTTATTTACGGGAGGATTTAGCGACCTTACGGGGTAAGAAATACCAATCCAAACGTAATCATATCAATAATTTCAAGAAACAATATTCGTACGAGCATGTCCCTATCACGCCGGATATCGTCCCCCAATGCCTAAAACTGGAATGTAAATGGTATAAGGCGAACAATGGAGATAATGACGAGGAAGAGCTTAATGACGAACGTCGCTCCCTTACCTATGCCTTGCATCATTTTGACAGCCTAGGCCTGATCGGTGGCGCTCTCCGGGTGGATAACGAGATTATCGCTTTCTCTTTCGGGGCCCCCATCAACCATAATACATTCGGAGTACACGTGGAAAAAGCGGACGTGAATTTTGACGGAGCATATACGGTGATCAACCAAGAGTTCGCCTCTCACCTTCCGGAACAGTATACTTACGTGAACCGGGAGGAGGATCTCGGCATACCGGGGTTGCGCCAAGCGAAGCTTTCTTATCAGCCTACCATACTATTAGAGAAGAGTGCCGCAATAAAAAAGCAACTTACGCAAACTAAATAA
- a CDS encoding SLC13 family permease — translation MITTLIILALSAVFFVNGKLRSDLVALCALVLLIVFNILTPEEALSGFSNPIVIMMVGLFVVGGAIFKTGLAKMISSKILRLAGKSELKLFILIMMVTAFIGAFVSNTGTVALMLPIVVSMAASANISPGRFLMPLAFASSMGGMATLIGTPPNLVVDEVLSNAGFTDLSFFSFTPIGVICVLIGLVVLIPLSKFFLVKKEDGKDTKTTTGHSPKELAKKYQLSDNLYRIQIRPGSRIGGKKLQELNITQAYNLSILEIRRQSSSQGRFLKTVDQSLAGPHTELQENDILYVFGPFEKVNQFAKEQNLELTDTHVSEYVEGAEVEKLSVREIGIAEVLLMPDSKLINKVVKDSGFRDKYSVNILGIQRKGEYILNDIKDIKMHAGDILLIQGTWDSIARMSQKQSQWVVLGQPLEEASKVTLDYKAPVAALIMVLMIAAMVFDFIPIPPVAAVIIAGILMVLTGCFRNVEEAYKTINWESVVLIAAMLPMSLALEKTGASNLISEKLVSGLGDYGPLVLMTGIYFTTSLLTMFISNTATAVLVAPIALQSAIAINVSPYPFLLAVTVGASMCFASPFSTPPNALVMSAGKYTFMDYVKVGLPLQIVMGIVMVFILPLLFPF, via the coding sequence ATGATCACAACACTTATAATACTGGCCCTATCAGCAGTTTTCTTTGTTAATGGAAAATTACGTTCCGATCTTGTCGCTCTATGCGCCCTCGTCTTATTAATCGTATTCAACATACTTACACCCGAAGAAGCGCTTTCCGGCTTCTCCAATCCTATCGTCATCATGATGGTCGGGTTATTTGTCGTAGGAGGAGCTATCTTTAAAACGGGATTGGCAAAGATGATCAGCAGCAAGATACTCCGTCTAGCGGGAAAAAGCGAATTGAAATTATTCATATTGATCATGATGGTCACCGCTTTTATCGGGGCGTTCGTCAGTAATACGGGTACCGTGGCCCTCATGCTTCCGATCGTAGTGAGCATGGCGGCAAGCGCCAATATCAGTCCCGGGAGGTTCTTGATGCCCTTGGCTTTCGCTAGTAGCATGGGCGGAATGGCCACGCTGATCGGTACGCCTCCGAACCTCGTGGTAGATGAGGTGCTATCCAACGCCGGATTCACGGATCTATCGTTTTTCTCGTTTACGCCTATCGGGGTTATTTGTGTGCTTATCGGCTTGGTCGTCTTGATTCCCCTAAGCAAATTCTTCTTGGTAAAAAAGGAGGATGGCAAAGACACGAAGACTACAACCGGGCACTCCCCAAAAGAGTTAGCCAAGAAATACCAATTATCGGATAATCTATATCGGATACAGATCAGGCCCGGTTCCCGGATCGGAGGGAAAAAATTGCAAGAATTAAATATTACGCAGGCTTATAATCTCTCCATTCTGGAGATACGCCGGCAGTCGTCCTCTCAAGGACGTTTCCTTAAAACCGTAGACCAGTCCTTAGCCGGCCCACATACGGAATTACAGGAGAACGATATCCTCTATGTGTTCGGCCCGTTCGAGAAAGTAAACCAATTCGCCAAAGAACAGAATCTGGAGCTTACGGATACCCACGTATCCGAATATGTTGAAGGGGCGGAAGTTGAAAAGCTGAGCGTTCGGGAGATCGGTATCGCCGAGGTCTTATTAATGCCCGACTCGAAATTGATAAATAAGGTGGTAAAGGACTCTGGTTTCAGGGATAAATATTCCGTGAATATCTTAGGCATCCAACGGAAAGGGGAATATATACTGAATGATATAAAAGATATAAAGATGCATGCCGGCGATATCCTTCTAATACAAGGCACATGGGACAGTATCGCTCGCATGAGCCAAAAGCAATCGCAATGGGTGGTATTGGGCCAGCCCTTAGAAGAGGCCTCTAAAGTCACTCTGGATTATAAAGCCCCTGTCGCCGCCTTGATCATGGTCTTAATGATTGCCGCCATGGTATTCGACTTCATCCCGATTCCTCCGGTAGCGGCGGTAATCATAGCGGGAATATTGATGGTATTAACCGGATGTTTCCGTAACGTGGAAGAGGCTTATAAAACGATTAATTGGGAAAGCGTAGTCTTGATCGCCGCCATGTTACCCATGTCGCTAGCCTTAGAGAAGACAGGCGCCTCCAATCTTATCTCGGAGAAATTGGTGAGCGGACTAGGCGATTACGGACCGCTCGTCTTGATGACCGGAATTTATTTCACCACCTCGCTACTGACCATGTTTATCAGCAACACGGCCACGGCGGTACTGGTAGCCCCTATTGCCCTTCAATCCGCCATAGCCATCAACGTTAGCCCTTATCCGTTCCTGCTGGCGGTGACGGTAGGTGCCAGCATGTGCTTCGCCTCCCCCTTCTCTACGCCACCCAACGCACTCGTTATGTCCGCCGGAAAATATACATTTATGGACTATGTAAAGGTGGGGTTGCCTTTACAAATCGTGATGGGAATCGTTATGGTATTTATATTACCTTTATTATTCCCATTCTAA
- a CDS encoding FAD-dependent oxidoreductase encodes MKKYDAIIIGFGKGGKTLAADLANHGWNVAVVERSTGMYGGTCINIGCIPTKALVHNAQVTGYRRPSTFEQYAEEFKQAILAKEKLTSLLREKNFKNLDDRETVTVYTGEASFRSPYEIVVKTDTDSFLLEGEKIFINTGATTIIPTISGIEDNPYVYTSTSIMELEKLPRHLVIVGGGYIGLEFASMFAGFGSKVTILEAGEVFIPREDRDIADSVKSTLEKKGITIHLNTVVQTIEQDAERATVICRNAISGDTLRLDAEAVLLATGRKPNTESLNLQAAGIRTTNRGAIEVDSKLRTNIPNIWAIGDVHGGLQFTYLSLDDYRIIREELFGNGFRSLDDREAVAYSVFIDPPLAHVGLNETQARKMEKNIKVASLPAAAMPRTRTIEQTDGLLKAVVDADTGKILGCTLFCAESSEVINTVSLAMRLGQDYTFLRDSIFTHPSMSEALNDLFGLIK; translated from the coding sequence ATGAAAAAGTACGACGCGATTATTATTGGTTTTGGGAAAGGTGGAAAAACCTTGGCGGCGGATTTGGCCAACCATGGATGGAATGTAGCTGTGGTGGAGCGTTCGACGGGTATGTACGGAGGTACTTGTATCAATATCGGCTGTATACCGACGAAAGCGCTTGTACATAACGCTCAAGTGACAGGGTATCGCAGACCTTCTACCTTCGAGCAATATGCGGAGGAGTTTAAGCAGGCGATCCTCGCCAAGGAGAAACTGACCTCTTTGCTTCGTGAGAAGAATTTCAAGAATCTGGATGATCGGGAGACCGTAACGGTCTATACCGGAGAGGCTTCTTTTCGTTCCCCTTATGAGATTGTCGTGAAAACGGATACGGACTCTTTCTTGCTGGAAGGCGAGAAGATATTCATCAATACCGGAGCCACGACGATTATTCCTACGATAAGCGGTATCGAGGATAATCCTTACGTATATACAAGTACTTCCATTATGGAACTGGAGAAACTGCCACGGCATCTGGTTATTGTCGGAGGCGGATATATCGGGCTGGAATTCGCTTCCATGTTCGCCGGTTTTGGATCGAAGGTAACGATCTTGGAGGCTGGGGAGGTGTTCATTCCTCGTGAGGACCGGGACATCGCCGATTCGGTGAAGTCCACGCTAGAGAAAAAAGGGATCACCATTCATTTGAATACGGTCGTGCAGACTATCGAGCAGGATGCCGAGCGGGCTACGGTGATCTGCCGTAACGCTATCTCGGGAGATACCTTGCGGCTGGATGCCGAGGCGGTGCTTTTGGCTACCGGCCGTAAACCGAATACGGAAAGCCTAAATCTGCAAGCCGCCGGAATACGGACGACTAATCGTGGCGCTATCGAGGTGGATAGTAAGTTGCGTACCAATATCCCTAATATCTGGGCGATCGGGGATGTACATGGCGGATTACAATTTACCTATCTGTCTTTGGATGATTACCGTATTATCCGGGAAGAGCTGTTTGGTAATGGTTTCCGGAGCTTGGACGATCGGGAAGCAGTGGCTTATTCCGTATTCATCGATCCTCCGTTGGCCCATGTCGGGTTGAACGAGACGCAAGCCCGTAAGATGGAGAAAAATATAAAGGTGGCCAGCCTGCCCGCCGCCGCCATGCCTCGTACCCGTACCATCGAGCAGACGGATGGCTTACTGAAAGCCGTGGTAGATGCGGATACCGGGAAGATCCTAGGATGTACCTTATTCTGCGCCGAGTCCAGCGAAGTCATAAATACGGTTAGCTTGGCGATGCGTCTCGGGCAAGATTACACGTTCCTCCGGGATTCGATATTCACCCATCCGTCGATGAGTGAGGCTTTAAATGATCTATTTGGATTAATAAAATAA
- the gnd gene encoding decarboxylating NADP(+)-dependent phosphogluconate dehydrogenase encodes MKTSNIGLIGLAVMGENLALNMESKGFTVSVYNRTAPGEEGVVDRFMSGRGKGKNFIGTHTIQEFVESIERPRKIMLMVKAGAPVDELMAQLIPYLSPGDVIIDGGNSDFHDTERRVKEMEAHGMYFVGTGISGGEIGALYGPSVMPGGSPAAWPLVKDVLQSIAAKLDDGTPCCQWIGPGGAGHFVKMVHNGIEYGDMQLISEAYSLLKNRLDLDNEALARIFEDWNTGELDSYLIGITADILCFKDEAGEGYLLDKILDAAGQKGTGKWSAIAAMDENDPLTLITEAVYARMLSSMQEERKKASSLYPKSGALGQTLISEKEIKQALYAAKLVSYAQGFSLLCQASKRYDWQLDYGTIAKIWRKGCIIRSVFLEKITQAYEKNRNLENLLFDEFFIQKIESSLLAWRQVVAEGALHGVALPAMSSGLSYFDGLSTPHSAANLIQAQRDYFGAHTYERVDWERGKFFHTNWTGEGGKTVSGTYNV; translated from the coding sequence ATGAAAACATCAAATATTGGATTAATCGGCTTGGCCGTGATGGGCGAGAACCTTGCGTTGAACATGGAAAGCAAGGGGTTCACCGTATCCGTTTATAATCGTACAGCGCCGGGAGAGGAAGGCGTGGTAGACCGCTTCATGAGCGGTCGTGGAAAAGGAAAGAATTTTATAGGAACCCATACGATACAGGAATTTGTCGAGTCTATCGAGCGTCCTCGCAAGATCATGCTGATGGTAAAAGCGGGTGCCCCGGTGGATGAGCTGATGGCTCAATTGATTCCTTACTTATCACCCGGTGACGTGATTATCGATGGTGGCAACTCGGACTTCCATGATACGGAACGACGGGTGAAGGAGATGGAGGCGCATGGGATGTACTTCGTAGGTACCGGAATCTCCGGAGGGGAGATCGGTGCCTTGTACGGACCTTCCGTGATGCCGGGTGGCTCGCCTGCCGCTTGGCCTTTGGTGAAGGATGTCTTGCAAAGCATCGCCGCCAAGCTGGACGACGGGACGCCTTGTTGCCAATGGATTGGTCCGGGTGGAGCCGGCCATTTCGTGAAAATGGTACACAATGGTATCGAGTATGGAGATATGCAGTTGATTTCCGAGGCGTATTCTTTATTGAAGAATCGTCTGGATCTGGACAATGAGGCCTTGGCTCGTATTTTTGAGGATTGGAACACGGGAGAGCTGGATAGCTACCTGATCGGTATTACGGCCGATATTCTCTGCTTCAAGGACGAGGCGGGAGAGGGCTATCTGCTAGATAAGATATTGGATGCCGCCGGCCAGAAGGGCACCGGTAAATGGAGCGCTATCGCCGCTATGGACGAGAATGATCCGCTGACATTGATTACCGAGGCTGTTTATGCCCGTATGCTTTCTTCCATGCAGGAAGAACGGAAAAAAGCGTCCTCGCTTTATCCGAAGAGTGGCGCGTTGGGGCAGACCTTGATCTCGGAGAAAGAGATCAAGCAGGCTTTGTATGCTGCTAAGTTGGTTTCCTACGCACAGGGATTCTCTTTGTTGTGCCAAGCCTCCAAGCGATATGATTGGCAGTTGGATTACGGTACGATCGCCAAGATCTGGCGGAAGGGATGTATCATACGCTCTGTCTTTTTGGAGAAAATTACGCAGGCTTATGAGAAGAACCGGAATCTGGAGAACCTCTTATTCGATGAGTTCTTTATTCAAAAGATCGAGTCTTCCTTGTTGGCTTGGCGGCAAGTGGTAGCCGAGGGTGCCTTGCATGGAGTGGCTTTGCCGGCAATGAGCTCGGGGTTGAGCTATTTCGATGGATTGTCTACCCCACATTCTGCCGCTAACCTGATTCAAGCTCAGCGGGATTATTTCGGGGCTCATACCTATGAGCGGGTCGATTGGGAGCGTGGTAAGTTTTTCCATACCAACTGGACGGGCGAGGGAGGAAAGACGGTTTCTGGAACTTATAACGTATAA